A window of Candidatus Dadabacteria bacterium genomic DNA:
CGTTCGGATCCGGCGCCCACAGGTTCCTTAGCTCTTCCCTGGTTATGCGTCCCTCAATGTATATATCGGCCGCGTCGCCTACCGGATAATTGAAATTCATAAACGCGTGGTCATCCCGCCTGCGATCCAGATGCCACGCGATGTCCGCATAGGCAAACCCGCAGACGGTGCCGAAAAATCCGCCCGGAGGATCCGTGAGTTCCCCCGTATACACGCTTTCATCGCAGTCGCCCAGCGCTCCCGAGACCCGTCCTCCGTCGTCTTTTACCAGGAAAACCGTGTTGCCGAGAGACGACACTCCTTCGGTGTTGGCGAAGGAACCTCCGGCCTGATATCTGGCACGGCTGTAATCTCGGTCGATGTCGCGTACCTCGTCCCGCCGGAAGATATCCGCCCCGACAGTAAGATTTCCCTCTCCAACGCCTGTGCCCCAGAGAACGCTTAAGTGTTCGGAATCGGCGCCCTCACCGCGGGGACGCCCGGCGTTTAGCTGGATATCAAGGCCTTCATAGTTTTTCTTGAGAACGATATTTATGGTGCCGCCGACCGCTCCCCCGCCATGCAGGGCGCTTGTGCTGTCAGCGAAGATTTCAATGCGTTCGACAGCCGCGATCGGAATGGTTTCCGTGTCAACCCCGGCGTCTGAGACCCGACGCCCGTTAATCAGGGTCAGAGTGCGCAACGGCCTTGCAATGCCGAAATTGTTAAAAGCCGACCGACCCAACAGATCACTCATCCTCTTTACGCCTGAGAGCTCAATGTCCCTGCGGGTGATAACTTTCACGGGGTGCAGACTGCCGGATATCGCTTCGGAATACGGCCGGTTACCGACAAGGTTCCCTTCTCTTGCGGATGCATCCCAGGCCATGGAGTGGCCCGTCGCCAGGATAAGCACTGCAAGGATCATATTCCAAGGTACAACCCGGTTAATTGCCTCATAAGACTTATGAATCATTCTTTGTTACTCCTTTTTGTCGCTTGAGCCTCCGGCGCCCGTCCGTAACGGCGTTTCTGGATTCCCGAACCCGCGTACGGGCACTTGTTCCCCAAAAATCACCGCAAAACCGACAAACTCTGCAGAACCCTGATATTCACGGACCTGATCAAGCAAGAATCTAAAATTACAGGAATTAATTTGTCTCAATTCCGTTTTTAAGACTATCCGGTTATTATCAACTGGCAAAGAATTGAGGTCCGCAGTTGACCGGAACTTATAGCTTGTATTGGCAAAAAGAGAGGGATTTTGAATCATGAAAAAATTTGCTGCGCTCACCCTGCTTTTCTTTTGTACAATCGTTTTTTCCGCCACCTCGCCCGCTTTTGCGCACCATGGCGTAACTGCCAAGGAGGCGAGCGCGGGAGACATGGACGATATGAGAAATTTCTTGTTGCACATGAAAGAGCACCGGGAGCCGCGGGTCACAAGTGATGAGGGTCGAGTAGAATTCCGAAACGCCTTGAGAAACAATAACGGAGTATGGCGCCACGGCGACACGTACGTAATTACCGTTAACAAGTCCACTGGCGGGGAAGCGACCGACGCTCCTTTTCAGTCAGGCGACATCATACTTTTTCATGGGAGGCATCCCGGGGCCCTGAGCGGATCCTTGAGAGGCATCCCGCTTTTCCGGAGACTGATGGACATGGCGGAAGGAGCGGGTGACGAGGTGGTCTGCGTTCAGGACGACAGGACCGGGAGAGGTGGCAGGCATATCTGCGCCGTTGGGGATTCCGATACGGGCGAAGCAGGGGATTCCTTTATACACGTTGGCGGATTTGATCATGAGCTGAGGGAAGCGGATCATTCCAAGTCGCTTGACGCGTGTCCCGATCTCTCCGGAAAGGGCTGGCTTAGCGCCGACATGGTGAATGACGAGTCAAGCCTAGTGCGTTACCTGGAGGGGGTTGAGGCGCACATTACCGAGGAGTTTGCCAAGGTTGGTAACTCCCGGGGAAGGCTTCCGCTGATGAGAATGATTCAGCTTATGCCGTGCTGGAGGGAACCGCCCTGGCAGTCGGGTTCCATATATTTCTATATAGTTACCGGTACGGATAAGATGTACGGGATTTTTAACGGAAACTCCCCGCAGCTTCAAGACAGGTCGTTGCGTCTTGTGGATGACAACGGAGTTGAAGTTGCCAAACGCATTTTAGAAGAGGTAGACAGGCAAGACGATACCCCGGGAGAGGGTTTCCTCACTTACCTTTGGGAAGATCCGACTGTTATTGGTGACGAGGTGCTCTGTGAAGAGACAGCACCTGCTTCCGGGCCGTCCCCGGAAGATGAAGATGTGTTTTGTGAGGCGGGGAACCCCATCCCCGGCCGCTCCCCCGGCACATCGGTCAAGATCGGGTATTTCATACGTACAGATTTCGGCATAGAAGGGGGTACGAAGTATGTTCTCGGTTCCGGTATTTACCCGGGGTCGGAACAGGGTGGTAGCGGTGGCAGCGACGGCAGCGGCGGAGGCGGAGGATGCGCGATTGCTTCCGGAAGCGGAAACGAGCTTGAGGCCGGGACTTTTAATCTGTTTCTGATCGCAGCGGTTCTGTTTCTTGCGGCTTCGGTGGGAAGGCGCCTTGGCGCAACGCAAGGCTCCTGACCCGGGGTCTGTGTGCGCGGCAGAGGGAGAGGCGCCGGAAAGGTTAAATTTGGCCCGGGAGAGCACGTCCCGGGCAGCGAAACAGGGAATCTGTTTTCTGCCGAACAGATTCGGATGCCGCCTTTTCAGCACCATGGAAGAGAAAACCGGCACTCTCCTCCCGGCTTGATAAAACCCCGCGAATTCAATATAATTCATGCTGCTTTTTCCATGTCTTGCTTCGGAGAAACTAGATGAACCCTAAATCCGTGATAATGCTTCTGCTGCTTATAGCGGCCTTCGGTTTTTTCGCCTACAACATCCGCCTTCTCTTAAAACTCGTCACTCTCGGAAAAAAGGAAGACAACAGGTTTGACAACATTCCCGAGAGGGTAAGGAAGGTCATCGTCTACGTTTTCGGCCAGAGGAGGCTTTTCAAGTACCGCTTCGCCGGCATAGAGCACGCCATGATCTTCTGGGGGTTCGTCATAATAACGGTGGGGACGGTGGAGATGCTCGTAAGCGGCGTCGTTCCCGGATTTCACTTTTTCCCGGGAACCATGGGGGGAATCTACGAGCTGATCCTCGACATAGTGCAAGCCCTGGTTCTTGTGGCCATAGGCATGGGCATAATAAACAGGCTCACCATAGGGAGAAGAAGGGAGGTTAACGGGCCCGACGCGGTCGTGATACTGGGTCTTATATTCGGCCTCATGATCACCGCCTTTCTCACCACGGGGGCGAGGATAGCGCTTGCCGAGACGAGTCCCGCCATGCTGCCGGTGTCCGGGGCCTTTTCCGGGCTCTACGAGGGCATGAGCACCGGGAGCACCTTTTTCTGGAAGGAGTTTTTCTGGTGGTTCCACATTCTCATAGTGCTTTCCTTTCTCAACTACCTTCCCTACTCCAAGCACAGCCATGTTCTTACGGCCGTTTTCAATGTTTTTTTCCAGAGCCTGAAACCCCGCGGGCAGCTCTCGAAGCTCGATTTCGAGGAAATCCCCGAGGATCTTGACCACTTCGGCTCCTCGAAGATAGCCGATTTCAGCTGGAAGGACATACTTGACGCCTATACCTGCACCGAGTGCGGAAGGTGCACGGATAACTGCCCGGCGTGGAACACCGAGAAGGTGCTCTCTCCGAGGGACATCGTCGTTAAGCTTCGCCACTACGTCTCAAGCGAGGGGAAAGACATACTCGCCGGAAAACCCCAGGAAGAGCAGCCCGATCTTCCCGACACCGAGTGGGTGACGCCCGAGGAGCTCTGGGCGTGCACCACGTGCAACGCATGCGTTGAGCAGTGCCCGCTTTTCATTGACCAGATGGGCAAGATAATGGACATGAGAAGGTTCCTTACCCTTGAGGGCCGCATGAGCGGAACCGCCACGAGGACCCTTCAGAAGCTTCAGAACAACGGAAACCCTTGGGGATTCCCGGAGGCCGACCGCGGCGCCTGGCTTTCCGAGATGGAAGTTCCCATCCTCGGAGTCTCGGCCGAGAACGCAAGCGAATTTGACGTGATTTACTGGACTGGGTGCTTCGGGGGCTACGACCCGAGGGGCCAGGAAGTCTCAAAGGCGATAGTGACCCTGCTTAAGATTGCGGGAGTTAATTTCGCCGTCATGGGCCCCGCGGAGACCTGCACGGGCGACCCCGCAAGAAGGCTCGGAGAGGAGGCCCTCTACCAGATGCTCGCCGTCCAGAACATCGAGACTCTGAATGAATTGAAGGTGAAGAAGATTCTCGCGAACTGTCCCCACTGCTTCAACACCATGAAGAACGAGTATCCGCAGTTCGGCGGACACTACGAGGTCGTCCACCACACCGATTTTCTCCTGCAGCTCATCCAAGAGGGCAGGCTTAACCCCGACGCTCCGATCGAGGAGAAGATAACATACCACGATTCCTGCTACATCGGCCGCTACAACAACGTCTACGATTCTCCAAGGGAGATACTGAAAAGTATTCCGGGGATCGATCTGGTGGAGATGAAGAGGAACAGGACAAAGAGTTTCTGCTGCGGAGCCGGAGGCGGAAAGATCTGGATGGAGGAAGAGGCTCCCAGGGTTAACTGGAACCGCTTCGACGAGGCCGCGGACATTAACCCCGACACCCTGGCGACGGCGTGCTACTTCTGCAACACGATGTTTGACGACGCCGCGCGATTCAAGGGCAAGGAGGAGGAGATCGGCGTCCAGGACATAGCCGAAATCCTTAACCGCTCGGTTAAAGCCGACGCGCCTCCCCCGTCGTAAGCGCGTTCCCAGGTGCTCGACGGGCTTTGAGTCTCAAAGGGAGGAGGCGATGAAGCTTCACAGACCAAAGTCCCTTTTGATAGACTCGGGCGCAGGATGGTTCGATTCAGGTTCCTCTGCCACGGCCGGGATTTTCGGCGACCCTGCCCTCACCCTCTGCTTCTCGAGCGACGGGACCAAACTGTTTTCCCGCTCCGGGGAGGAGGCCTTCTCGGAAGACCCTCTCGGTTTGGTCGAGAAACTGGCTGCCGAGGGATACACGGCTCTCGGCTACATAAGCTACGACTACCTAAGCTACACGACTCCCGGGGTTCCTACCTCGGACGCAAAGCAGAGGGTGAAGCTCCCTTTCCTTTTTTTCCATTTTTACGAAGAAGACAGTTTTTACACAGCCCCCTGGGAAGAAGTTCTCTCCGCCTTCCCGCGGGAGAGGGCAGGT
This region includes:
- a CDS encoding heterodisulfide reductase-related iron-sulfur binding cluster, which codes for MNPKSVIMLLLLIAAFGFFAYNIRLLLKLVTLGKKEDNRFDNIPERVRKVIVYVFGQRRLFKYRFAGIEHAMIFWGFVIITVGTVEMLVSGVVPGFHFFPGTMGGIYELILDIVQALVLVAIGMGIINRLTIGRRREVNGPDAVVILGLIFGLMITAFLTTGARIALAETSPAMLPVSGAFSGLYEGMSTGSTFFWKEFFWWFHILIVLSFLNYLPYSKHSHVLTAVFNVFFQSLKPRGQLSKLDFEEIPEDLDHFGSSKIADFSWKDILDAYTCTECGRCTDNCPAWNTEKVLSPRDIVVKLRHYVSSEGKDILAGKPQEEQPDLPDTEWVTPEELWACTTCNACVEQCPLFIDQMGKIMDMRRFLTLEGRMSGTATRTLQKLQNNGNPWGFPEADRGAWLSEMEVPILGVSAENASEFDVIYWTGCFGGYDPRGQEVSKAIVTLLKIAGVNFAVMGPAETCTGDPARRLGEEALYQMLAVQNIETLNELKVKKILANCPHCFNTMKNEYPQFGGHYEVVHHTDFLLQLIQEGRLNPDAPIEEKITYHDSCYIGRYNNVYDSPREILKSIPGIDLVEMKRNRTKSFCCGAGGGKIWMEEEAPRVNWNRFDEAADINPDTLATACYFCNTMFDDAARFKGKEEEIGVQDIAEILNRSVKADAPPPS